AGAAAGACGCCCTTGAAGGCATGATCATGGGGCATTGAGCCCCCCGTGACGCGTCATGGATCGTGCATGTAGTTCCGCATCAGGGTGTTGATCGCATTTGTGCTGGCGCGCTGGAGCTGCATGAGCAGCTGTTCATCGACCAGAACCCGAGCGGTTTCGGGTTCGCCCAGAAGACCCATGACATGACGGCCGGAGAGGTCTCCGCACTTTTCGCCGACGTCTGATCAAGCAACCTGCTTGCAATCCTGCGCGCAATATTGTTGCGTGGCGGGGCTTTGACCACGAGGGCCTGCCTGATGCGCGTTGGATTATACCCCGGCACCTTTGACCCGATCACGCTGGGCCATGCGGATATCATCCGCCGGGCCTGCTCTCTGGTGGACCGGCTGGTGATCGGGGTGGCGATCAACCGCGACAAGGGGCCGCTCTTCTCGCTAGAAGAGCGCGTGGCGATGATCGAGGCGGAATGTGCCGCCCTGGCCGAGCAGACCGGCTGCGAGATCGTGGCGCACCCGTTCGAGAACCTGCTGATCCACTGCGCCCGCGATGTGGGCGCGTCGCTGATCGTGCGCGGCCTGCGGGCGGTGGCGGATTTCGAGTATGAGTACCAGATGGTCGGCATGAACCGCGCGATGGATGACAGTATCGAAACTGTGTTCCTGATGGCCGAGGCCGAGCACCAGGCGATCGCGTCGAAACTGGTCAAGGAGATCGCACGGCTCGGCGGCGATGTGTCGGGCTTTGTGACCCCCGCCGTGCGCGATGCGCTGGTGGAGCGCTTGAGGAAGTGATTTCGCCTTGGCTTGCGCCAAGCCGACCGGTTGGGGGGCCAGCCCCCCAAACCCCCCGCCGTATTTTTCGAACAAAGAAATGGGAGACGGGCGCCAGAGGTCTTGGGGTTTACACCGCCGGGGCAGTGTCTAGGTTGTGCGCCAAAGCAAATGCGAGGAGGGCCCCATGGCCGACATCAAAGACCCCGAGAATACGATCCTGATGGAACTGAAAGACGGCACCGTCACCATCGAGCTGCTGGCCGATGTGGCGCCGCAACATACTGCGCGCATGAAAGAACTGGCGCGGGCAGGGGCCTATGACAATGTGGCCTTCCACCGGGTGATCGACGGATTCATGGCCCAGACCGGTGATGTGGCCAATGGCAATATGGAGAAGGATTTCAACATCCGCCTTGCGG
The nucleotide sequence above comes from Litoreibacter ponti. Encoded proteins:
- the coaD gene encoding pantetheine-phosphate adenylyltransferase; translation: MRVGLYPGTFDPITLGHADIIRRACSLVDRLVIGVAINRDKGPLFSLEERVAMIEAECAALAEQTGCEIVAHPFENLLIHCARDVGASLIVRGLRAVADFEYEYQMVGMNRAMDDSIETVFLMAEAEHQAIASKLVKEIARLGGDVSGFVTPAVRDALVERLRK